From the genome of Leptolyngbya iicbica LK, one region includes:
- a CDS encoding lysozyme: protein MGTWIKETSKAIYLMEGGYWISRLTKYPSKTNPDEQVLNIQAVRSWFMREDYPQAMTVALKATEEPNPKPTPPAPPPSSGTDHINDAGLAIIKHFEGRELQAYQDSVGIWTIGYGHTSAAGDPQVRAGMTISEQEAEDILKTDLELFETGVRDRVQVPLNSDQFSALVSFSFNVGLGAFGNSTLLRKLNAGDYAGAADEFTRWVKAGGATLPGLVRRRDAERALFLSQDYQQFIH, encoded by the coding sequence ATGGGCACCTGGATCAAAGAAACGAGCAAAGCGATCTATTTAATGGAGGGCGGTTACTGGATTTCCCGGCTGACTAAGTATCCCTCGAAGACTAATCCAGACGAGCAAGTCTTGAATATTCAAGCCGTGCGCTCTTGGTTTATGCGCGAAGATTATCCCCAAGCAATGACGGTTGCCCTGAAAGCGACGGAAGAGCCCAATCCGAAACCGACTCCGCCCGCCCCGCCCCCCAGCTCAGGCACCGACCACATCAATGACGCGGGCCTCGCAATCATCAAACATTTTGAAGGGCGAGAGCTGCAAGCCTATCAAGACTCGGTCGGCATTTGGACGATTGGCTATGGCCATACTTCGGCGGCGGGCGATCCCCAGGTGCGGGCCGGGATGACCATCTCGGAACAAGAGGCGGAAGACATTCTCAAAACCGATTTAGAGCTGTTTGAAACCGGGGTGCGCGATCGCGTGCAAGTGCCTCTCAACAGCGACCAATTTTCGGCCCTGGTTTCCTTTAGCTTTAACGTCGGTTTGGGGGCGTTTGGCAACTCGACGTTGCTCCGCAAACTCAACGCGGGCGATTACGCTGGGGCCGCCGATGAGTTTACCCGTTGGGTCAAGGCCGGTGGGGCAACGTTGCCCGGTTTGGTGCGGCGGCGCGATGCTGAGAGGGCACTATTTTTGAGCCAAGATTACCAACAATTCATTCACTAG
- a CDS encoding M16 family metallopeptidase — protein MTAAIADHSFQSALAVPTVRRLDNGLTIIAQQTPTDAVNLNLWFRVGSAVESDSINGMAHFLEHMLFKGTDHLPQGEFERRIEARGGVANAATSQDYTHFYFTSAPQDFAALAPLQIELVLNPRLAISDFERERSVILEEIARAHDNPRRRIFARSMAMTFDRLPYRRSVLGTAAVVKSLTAQQMRDFHHYWYQPERITAVAVGNLPEEELIQTVAAGFEQALARRQRVDESRNPATQVCRSAPEAPFATIQRHSFTDAALQQARLVLSWRVPGLTDVEQTNALDVLTSILARGRLSRLVRDLREQQQLVTSIAASNMSYWQQGVFTIAASLPTENIETVEAAIVDHVQRVQTDPVALAELQRVQTQVANRYVFDSESPSDLAGLYGYYQTLTGQLQPALHYPNEIQRLTPADIQMAAQIYLSTQAYGALHILPTAAPSTIS, from the coding sequence ATGACAGCCGCGATCGCCGATCATTCGTTTCAATCTGCTTTGGCAGTCCCCACCGTGCGGCGATTGGATAACGGACTCACCATCATTGCGCAACAAACCCCGACGGATGCAGTCAACCTGAATCTCTGGTTTCGGGTGGGGTCGGCGGTCGAGTCAGACAGCATCAATGGCATGGCCCACTTTTTGGAGCACATGCTGTTTAAGGGCACCGACCACCTGCCCCAAGGGGAATTTGAGCGCCGCATTGAGGCCCGGGGCGGGGTCGCCAATGCCGCCACCAGCCAAGACTATACGCACTTCTATTTCACCAGTGCACCGCAGGATTTTGCGGCCCTTGCGCCCTTGCAAATCGAACTGGTGCTGAATCCACGCCTCGCGATATCAGACTTTGAACGGGAGCGATCGGTGATTTTGGAAGAGATCGCCCGCGCCCACGACAACCCCCGACGGCGCATCTTTGCGCGATCGATGGCGATGACCTTTGACCGGCTGCCCTATCGGCGATCGGTGTTGGGCACCGCTGCGGTGGTCAAATCGCTAACCGCCCAGCAAATGCGGGACTTTCATCACTATTGGTATCAGCCCGAAAGAATCACCGCCGTCGCCGTCGGCAACCTCCCAGAAGAGGAACTCATTCAAACGGTAGCGGCTGGCTTTGAGCAGGCACTGGCCCGCCGTCAGCGAGTCGACGAGAGCCGCAACCCTGCCACTCAAGTGTGTCGCTCGGCCCCAGAAGCGCCGTTCGCGACAATCCAGCGTCACTCCTTTACGGATGCGGCGTTGCAGCAAGCCCGACTGGTGTTGAGCTGGCGGGTGCCGGGCCTCACGGATGTGGAACAGACGAATGCGCTAGATGTGTTGACGTCTATTTTGGCGCGGGGGCGACTGTCTCGCCTCGTGCGCGACCTGCGAGAGCAGCAGCAGCTCGTCACCAGCATCGCCGCCAGCAATATGTCGTACTGGCAGCAGGGTGTCTTTACTATTGCCGCCAGCCTACCCACGGAAAATATTGAGACGGTGGAAGCAGCGATCGTCGATCATGTGCAGCGGGTGCAGACTGACCCCGTCGCGCTAGCAGAGTTGCAGCGGGTGCAGACCCAAGTCGCTAACCGTTATGTCTTTGACAGCGAAAGCCCCAGCGACCTGGCCGGGCTCTATGGGTATTACCAAACCCTCACCGGGCAGTTGCAGCCAGCTTTGCATTACCCCAATGAGATTCAGCGACTGACGCCCGCCGATATTCAAATGGCAGCGCAAATCTACCTCTCGACGCAAGCCTACGGTGCCTTGCACATTTTGCCCACCGCTGCCCCGTCCACAATCTCGTGA
- a CDS encoding toll/interleukin-1 receptor domain-containing protein, whose protein sequence is MHDVFISYTRQDSGVALRLANALQPYHLSTCLDVETLVAGEEFSVQVAREIAEARAVVLVLSRHAQRSHWVKQELVSALEGDKLVVPLLLDDEATHNWIWPLVSDRQAIKVDKTTDFDELALQLRRAITRVEMKSSERSAAKSFSDIEIGEIIGPVAFGGTAGMRGNVHNTGCFPTINDITWGDLTQHQRLKILLTNLEAALQKMPSDRLEDAQRISEMTDVLVSESSRKSPNTSFLNLGAEGLIEAADAVKDIAPDVRNTATEIATLLGQNH, encoded by the coding sequence ATGCATGACGTTTTTATTTCGTACACTAGACAAGATAGTGGTGTAGCTTTACGACTAGCAAATGCTCTCCAACCGTACCACCTATCTACCTGCCTGGACGTAGAAACCCTAGTTGCGGGGGAAGAGTTTTCAGTCCAGGTGGCTCGTGAAATCGCGGAGGCTCGGGCCGTTGTTTTGGTGTTATCACGTCACGCACAACGTAGTCATTGGGTCAAGCAAGAACTAGTCTCCGCTCTTGAAGGAGACAAACTTGTTGTTCCACTGTTGCTGGATGATGAAGCAACCCACAACTGGATCTGGCCTCTGGTTTCTGATCGTCAGGCTATCAAAGTGGACAAGACTACAGATTTTGACGAGCTGGCCTTACAACTGAGACGAGCCATCACTCGCGTCGAGATGAAATCGAGTGAGCGCTCTGCCGCTAAATCCTTCAGCGATATTGAAATTGGGGAAATCATTGGCCCGGTTGCTTTTGGCGGCACTGCCGGCATGAGGGGAAATGTTCACAATACTGGATGTTTTCCTACAATTAACGATATAACCTGGGGTGATCTTACCCAACACCAAAGGCTGAAAATCTTGCTGACCAATCTGGAAGCAGCATTACAAAAGATGCCTTCTGACCGTTTGGAAGATGCCCAACGTATTTCAGAAATGACTGATGTTTTGGTTTCTGAAAGTTCCCGAAAATCACCTAATACATCTTTCTTAAATTTGGGTGCAGAGGGTTTGATTGAGGCCGCGGATGCTGTCAAAGATATTGCACCTGATGTAAGAAATACTGCAACGGAGATTGCTACACTATTGGGTCAAAATCACTAA
- a CDS encoding toll/interleukin-1 receptor domain-containing protein: MQPYRVFFSHGSDDKYVVANLLKPKVEATGAKVFLDAGEIEYGDDFRRKILDELAICDELLVLFTRSSLRRPWVLAEVGAILVRNKRIVAIRYGPSESELQELGILSLLGTNNLLNLTDEDVDKYLSQLSDRVENHNA, translated from the coding sequence ATGCAACCATATCGAGTCTTTTTCTCTCATGGCAGCGATGACAAGTATGTCGTCGCCAACTTGCTAAAACCCAAAGTAGAGGCCACAGGCGCTAAAGTTTTCTTAGATGCAGGTGAAATTGAGTACGGAGATGATTTCCGAAGGAAGATTCTAGACGAGCTAGCGATCTGCGACGAGTTGCTCGTACTTTTCACTAGGTCCTCCTTGCGCCGACCTTGGGTTCTGGCCGAGGTCGGCGCTATTCTTGTCCGCAATAAGCGCATCGTCGCGATTCGCTACGGTCCTTCGGAGTCAGAGTTGCAAGAACTTGGCATACTCTCTCTGCTGGGAACGAACAATCTTTTGAACCTGACAGACGAAGATGTTGACAAATATCTCTCACAGTTGAGCGACCGAGTGGAGAATCACAATGCATGA
- a CDS encoding toll/interleukin-1 receptor domain-containing protein, producing MLTSQRFCSSWLARINVAKLVTSLGHATMASTEQLALLKQGVDVWNQQRLVLWNKFNKQQLWEEPNWLASEEGKLLFPDLRGVNLSETSLENVDLREINLFKASFRNSNLFQSRLAGATLDESDFSGASLEQADLSFADLCGANLSGVNLVAADLTGADLTGADLTGADLDSATFNITKLSGTKFNSANLSGTIFAGVDLSSSQGLEDCRHSSYSHVDHQTLLNNSQLPLSFLRGVGLPDTLIDYMPSLLNKPIQFYSCFISYSHKDEEFAKRLHADLQDKGVRCWYAPEDLPIGAKIRAGIDQAIRRHDKLLLILSEQSVNSPWVESEVESALEKEQESGCLVLFPVRIDDAVMDSSDGWAGLIKRSRNIGNFCNWKNYDVYQSVFDRLVKDLKRSLSETS from the coding sequence ATGCTGACATCGCAACGCTTTTGTTCAAGCTGGCTGGCTCGGATTAACGTTGCTAAATTGGTGACATCGCTAGGACACGCAACAATGGCGAGCACAGAACAATTAGCTTTACTCAAACAAGGGGTGGACGTTTGGAATCAGCAAAGGTTAGTGCTGTGGAATAAGTTCAATAAACAGCAGCTTTGGGAAGAGCCAAATTGGTTAGCTTCAGAAGAAGGCAAGCTGCTGTTCCCGGATCTTCGGGGTGTCAATCTTAGCGAAACCAGTCTCGAAAACGTTGACTTGCGAGAGATCAACCTTTTCAAGGCATCATTCCGGAACTCAAATCTTTTTCAGTCTAGGCTCGCTGGAGCCACGTTAGATGAATCAGATTTTAGTGGGGCTAGCCTAGAACAAGCCGATCTCAGTTTCGCTGATTTGTGTGGTGCAAATCTGAGTGGGGTGAATCTAGTTGCAGCAGACCTGACTGGAGCAGACTTGACTGGAGCAGACCTAACCGGGGCAGACTTAGACAGCGCTACTTTCAATATCACTAAACTTTCCGGCACTAAGTTCAACAGCGCGAACCTAAGCGGCACGATTTTTGCAGGTGTTGATTTAAGTAGTTCCCAAGGGTTGGAAGATTGCAGGCATTCATCCTACAGCCACGTTGACCACCAAACTCTCCTGAATAACAGTCAACTACCGCTGTCTTTTCTTCGAGGTGTCGGCTTACCAGATACCCTTATCGATTACATGCCATCTCTGTTGAATAAGCCAATTCAATTCTACTCTTGCTTCATCAGCTACTCTCATAAGGATGAGGAATTTGCTAAGCGCCTCCATGCAGACTTACAAGATAAGGGTGTGCGCTGCTGGTACGCACCAGAGGATTTGCCGATTGGAGCCAAAATTCGAGCAGGTATTGATCAAGCAATTCGCAGGCATGACAAATTGTTGCTGATTTTGTCGGAGCAGTCCGTTAACAGTCCGTGGGTGGAAAGCGAAGTGGAGTCAGCGCTGGAGAAAGAGCAAGAGAGCGGGTGTCTAGTGCTATTTCCGGTGAGGATTGATGATGCAGTGATGGACTCCAGCGATGGATGGGCGGGATTGATTAAGCGATCACGCAACATTGGTAATTTCTGCAACTGGAAAAACTACGATGTCTATCAATCTGTCTTCGATCGTCTCGTGAAAGACTTGAAACGTTCTCTGTCAGAGACAAGTTGA
- a CDS encoding flippase — MQPSGLLTTFMRGAGAALSVQLLSACILYAAQVWLARWLGTTDYGVYEYATAISVIGAFIASFGLPGVALRLVSAYRAQSDWARLGGLIGGSWRQLLLVSIGVAGCATAGWVWLQSTRDLGVYTWPLLLGIWNIPGLTLLSLQKEIIRGFQQIVLAFAPSLIGQPVMLLVLAVSWRSHRSLSSTVAMGLSLIALLLVLLLQWGWFQTRLAPPIRRPPHIYETAQWWRIALPLMLMGGSYMILSHTDTLMIGLLLNAQDVGIYTAALKTAAWVPFILMAVNAMAAPLIATLYAQNDQAGLQQLVSTIARWMFYPALAMAIAIVYFSHPILQLFGAEFVAAQGALIVLMLGQLVNVGAGSVGYLMTMTTYQNQAAGVMAASALVNVILNLVGIHWFGILGAAIATALSMAMWNIWLYRLVVQKLGVRPSILDTF, encoded by the coding sequence GTGCAACCATCGGGGCTGTTGACCACATTTATGCGCGGGGCGGGGGCGGCGCTGAGCGTGCAACTCCTGAGCGCCTGCATCCTTTACGCGGCGCAGGTGTGGCTGGCCCGCTGGCTGGGCACTACCGATTACGGCGTGTATGAATACGCCACTGCCATCAGCGTCATTGGCGCGTTTATTGCCAGCTTTGGGCTGCCGGGGGTAGCGCTGCGACTGGTATCGGCCTATCGCGCCCAAAGCGATTGGGCGCGACTGGGGGGGCTCATTGGCGGCAGTTGGCGACAGCTGTTGCTCGTCAGCATCGGCGTTGCCGGGTGCGCCACTGCCGGGTGGGTCTGGCTGCAATCAACTCGCGACTTGGGGGTCTATACCTGGCCCCTGCTCCTCGGCATTTGGAACATTCCGGGCTTGACGCTGCTCAGCCTCCAAAAAGAAATCATTCGGGGCTTTCAGCAAATTGTCTTGGCGTTTGCTCCGTCACTGATTGGGCAGCCCGTGATGCTGCTAGTGTTGGCGGTTAGTTGGCGATCGCACCGCTCCTTGAGCAGTACCGTCGCGATGGGGCTGAGTCTCATCGCCCTGCTCCTGGTGCTGCTGTTGCAGTGGGGCTGGTTTCAGACCCGACTCGCGCCCCCCATTCGCCGCCCCCCGCACATTTATGAAACCGCGCAGTGGTGGCGCATCGCCCTGCCGCTGATGCTGATGGGCGGTTCCTACATGATTTTGAGCCACACCGACACCCTGATGATTGGGCTATTGTTGAACGCCCAAGATGTGGGGATTTACACTGCCGCGTTAAAAACTGCCGCCTGGGTGCCCTTCATCTTGATGGCGGTTAATGCCATGGCCGCGCCCCTGATCGCCACCCTCTATGCCCAGAATGACCAAGCCGGGTTGCAGCAACTCGTTTCCACGATCGCCCGCTGGATGTTTTATCCCGCCCTCGCCATGGCGATCGCGATCGTGTACTTTTCGCACCCCATCCTGCAATTATTTGGAGCCGAGTTTGTCGCCGCCCAGGGAGCGCTAATTGTTTTGATGCTGGGACAACTCGTGAACGTCGGGGCCGGGTCAGTGGGCTATCTGATGACCATGACCACCTACCAAAACCAAGCCGCCGGAGTCATGGCCGCCAGCGCCCTCGTCAACGTGATTTTGAACCTCGTCGGCATTCACTGGTTCGGCATCTTAGGAGCCGCGATCGCCACCGCCCTCTCCATGGCCATGTGGAATATTTGGCTCTATCGCCTAGTGGTGCAAAAGCTCGGCGTCCGCCCCTCCATCCTCGATACCTTTTGA
- a CDS encoding Cof-type HAD-IIB family hydrolase gives MTDIRLLVLDIDGTIAGKSNDVTEGVKQAIAAAQQQGVQVAIATGRMYRSAVRFHQAVQSPLPLMSYQGALIKDPVSGKLYRHTPLSREHTLALLAALAELEAAERLSIHLYIDDQLHVREILTDTREYAERSGIEPIPVGDLAAYLNGQRAIKTTKLLALSPDPTVISELLSRFKQQYPPAELYLTQSVSTFFEATHPLSNKGAAVKYLAEELLGLTPDQVMTVGDNFNDYEMIGYAGVGVAMGDAPEGVKAIADWVAPSVEDDGVVSAIEQFIL, from the coding sequence ATGACAGACATTCGACTATTGGTGCTCGACATTGACGGCACAATCGCAGGCAAATCAAACGACGTCACCGAAGGCGTGAAGCAGGCGATCGCCGCCGCTCAGCAACAGGGCGTGCAAGTGGCGATCGCCACCGGGCGCATGTACCGTTCCGCCGTGCGCTTTCACCAGGCCGTGCAATCGCCCCTGCCGCTGATGTCCTACCAGGGCGCGCTGATCAAAGATCCCGTTTCCGGCAAACTGTACCGCCACACCCCCCTCTCCCGCGAACACACCCTGGCATTACTCGCCGCCCTCGCCGAGTTAGAAGCCGCCGAACGCCTCTCCATTCACCTTTACATCGACGACCAACTGCACGTCCGCGAGATTTTGACCGATACTCGCGAATATGCCGAACGCTCCGGCATTGAGCCGATTCCCGTCGGAGACTTAGCCGCTTATTTGAATGGGCAACGCGCGATCAAAACCACCAAGCTGCTCGCCCTCAGTCCCGATCCCACCGTCATCTCCGAATTGCTCAGTCGCTTTAAGCAGCAGTATCCCCCCGCTGAGCTCTATCTCACCCAGTCCGTGTCCACCTTCTTTGAGGCCACCCACCCCCTCTCCAACAAAGGCGCTGCCGTGAAATACCTGGCCGAAGAGCTGCTGGGTCTCACGCCTGATCAGGTCATGACCGTGGGTGACAACTTTAATGACTACGAAATGATTGGCTATGCCGGCGTCGGGGTGGCGATGGGCGATGCACCCGAAGGCGTTAAAGCGATCGCTGACTGGGTGGCCCCCAGTGTGGAAGATGACGGTGTGGTGAGCGCCATTGAGCAATTTATTTTGTAG
- a CDS encoding Coenzyme F420 hydrogenase/dehydrogenase, beta subunit C-terminal domain translates to MTGGGAGAATNSRAIAAILYISAANEKPSKPCGKVVVRLLLQTVFEPMTLAQSAHKKAKALRPGARRPAKELCSECGLCDTYYIHYVKEACAFLNQQFPELETQTHGRDRDLDEPLEQYFGVHHDMMAARKLEPIEGAQWTGIVSSIAIAMLTQGHVEGVVCVQNTEEDRFQPKPVIATTPEEILAARVNKPTLSPNLSVLEQVEQSGMKRLLVIGVGCQIQALRAVEKELGLEKLYVLGTPCVDNVTRTGLQKFLETTSRSPETVVHYEFMQDFRVHFKHEDGSIEKVPFFGLKTNQLKDVFAPSCMSCFDYVNGLADIVVGYMGAPFGWQWITVRNERGQEMLDIVMDQLETQPVDSKGDRHAAVQQSIPAYDKGVTLPMWAAQLMGVVIERVGPKGLEYARFSIDSHFTRNYLYVKRNHPEKLEEHVPEFAKRIVGQYKLPE, encoded by the coding sequence GTGACAGGGGGTGGGGCTGGCGCAGCGACGAACAGCCGGGCGATCGCAGCAATTCTTTACATTTCTGCCGCCAACGAGAAACCGTCAAAGCCCTGCGGTAAGGTGGTTGTCAGACTCCTATTACAAACTGTTTTTGAACCCATGACGTTGGCTCAGTCTGCCCACAAAAAAGCGAAAGCCCTCCGCCCCGGAGCCCGCCGTCCGGCTAAGGAACTCTGTAGTGAATGCGGCTTGTGCGACACCTATTACATCCACTACGTAAAAGAAGCCTGCGCTTTTTTGAATCAGCAGTTTCCGGAGTTGGAAACTCAGACCCATGGCCGCGATCGCGACTTAGATGAGCCCCTAGAGCAATACTTTGGCGTGCACCACGATATGATGGCGGCCCGCAAGCTCGAGCCCATTGAAGGCGCTCAGTGGACGGGGATCGTCAGTTCCATTGCGATCGCCATGCTGACTCAAGGCCATGTCGAAGGGGTTGTGTGCGTCCAAAACACTGAGGAAGACCGCTTTCAACCCAAGCCGGTGATCGCCACCACGCCAGAGGAAATTTTGGCGGCGCGGGTCAACAAGCCCACCCTCTCACCGAACCTTTCCGTACTGGAGCAGGTCGAACAGTCGGGCATGAAGCGGCTGCTGGTAATTGGCGTCGGCTGCCAGATTCAAGCCCTACGCGCGGTCGAAAAAGAGTTAGGGCTGGAAAAGCTTTACGTCCTCGGGACGCCCTGTGTGGATAACGTTACCCGTACCGGGCTGCAAAAGTTTTTGGAAACCACCAGCCGCTCGCCGGAAACCGTGGTGCATTACGAGTTCATGCAAGACTTTCGGGTGCATTTCAAACACGAAGACGGCTCCATTGAAAAAGTGCCGTTCTTTGGGCTCAAAACCAATCAGCTCAAGGATGTGTTTGCGCCGTCTTGTATGAGCTGTTTTGACTATGTGAATGGACTGGCGGACATTGTGGTGGGCTACATGGGTGCGCCCTTTGGCTGGCAGTGGATCACGGTGCGCAATGAGCGCGGGCAAGAAATGCTCGACATCGTGATGGATCAGTTAGAGACGCAGCCAGTGGATTCCAAGGGCGATCGCCACGCCGCTGTGCAGCAGAGCATTCCCGCTTATGACAAAGGCGTGACCCTGCCCATGTGGGCGGCGCAACTGATGGGCGTCGTGATTGAGCGGGTTGGCCCCAAAGGGTTGGAATACGCCCGCTTTTCCATTGACTCGCACTTTACCCGCAACTATCTCTATGTGAAGCGCAACCATCCCGAAAAGCTGGAGGAGCATGTGCCTGAGTTTGCGAAGCGCATTGTGGGTCAATACAAGCTGCCTGAGTAA
- a CDS encoding serine/threonine-protein kinase, which yields MLRGRYQPQKLIGRGGFGRTYLALDSDRLNAPCVIKQFAPQTKGTKAFNKAVELFNQEAVRLHDLGEHVQIPALLAYFEHDHFLYLVQQFIDGKTLIQEVLESGPMDEHSIRDLLLDILPVLDFIHRHNVIHRDITPTNLIRRDTDRRLFLIDFGVAKHFGEALSEAAPGTRIGTEGYAPIEQLRGGQAYPCSDLYSLGATCLHLLTGCKPEKLYDHMAGNWRWQDVLAQQSRSVSPELTAVLDRLVMDAVGERFVDAPAVLAALDSSPTFRGNVPGWVRQHPESQAATPTAPQPDSVAVPTQNSVAVPTIDAQIPQTSPPPATATAPAPTPLPTPATPALAMPVTAPDPVKAPDRPAESDNWQCVRVLSGHQSWVTAVAFNPRSATLVSGSLDDTIKVWDLQTGAQMVTLQGHPRGVNDLRISTKGQVLVSCGDDGTVKVWNLSAGRLIHTLEGHARDVTSVTIGHKGWILASGSKDKTIKLWKLDKGTAIRTLLGSPAAVRAVAMMPDESTLFSGGLDNKVRQWDLKTGEMIRFFSGHVSPINDVAVSTDGLFVVSASKDKTLVVWSVGTGSIIHVLKGHNQEVNSVEIAPDNRTIVSGSNDRTVKVWDARTGTLLHTLLGHSHVVSAIAIHRTGRLIASASADKTIRVWRLGGN from the coding sequence ATGCTAAGGGGGCGCTATCAGCCTCAAAAATTAATTGGCCGAGGCGGCTTTGGCCGCACTTATCTCGCGTTAGACAGCGATCGCCTCAATGCGCCCTGTGTGATCAAGCAATTTGCGCCGCAAACCAAGGGCACCAAAGCCTTTAACAAAGCGGTCGAGCTCTTTAATCAAGAAGCCGTGCGCCTCCACGACTTGGGCGAGCATGTGCAGATTCCGGCCCTCCTGGCTTACTTTGAACACGACCATTTTCTCTATCTCGTCCAGCAGTTTATTGACGGTAAAACCCTCATTCAAGAGGTGCTGGAAAGCGGCCCCATGGATGAGCACAGCATTCGCGATTTATTGCTCGATATTCTCCCTGTGCTGGATTTTATCCATCGGCACAACGTTATCCATCGCGACATTACGCCGACCAATTTGATCCGGCGAGATACCGATCGCCGCCTCTTCTTAATTGACTTTGGTGTGGCTAAGCATTTTGGCGAAGCCTTATCCGAAGCCGCACCAGGCACTCGCATCGGCACCGAGGGCTATGCTCCGATTGAACAGTTGCGCGGCGGCCAAGCCTATCCCTGTAGTGACCTGTATAGCCTGGGGGCGACCTGCCTGCATCTGCTGACGGGCTGCAAACCCGAAAAGCTTTATGACCACATGGCCGGCAATTGGCGATGGCAAGACGTTTTGGCGCAACAAAGTCGCTCCGTTAGCCCCGAACTCACGGCCGTGCTCGATCGCCTGGTGATGGATGCCGTGGGAGAGCGGTTTGTGGATGCCCCAGCGGTCTTAGCGGCGCTAGATTCATCACCGACCTTTCGCGGCAACGTGCCGGGCTGGGTACGCCAGCATCCTGAGAGTCAGGCCGCCACTCCGACAGCGCCTCAACCAGACTCCGTGGCCGTACCAACCCAGAACTCAGTGGCGGTGCCAACGATCGATGCGCAGATTCCCCAAACGAGTCCGCCACCGGCCACTGCGACCGCCCCGGCGCCCACACCACTCCCGACGCCAGCGACGCCAGCTCTGGCCATGCCGGTGACGGCACCCGACCCCGTAAAAGCCCCTGACAGACCTGCGGAAAGCGACAACTGGCAATGTGTCCGCGTGCTCTCAGGACATCAGTCTTGGGTGACGGCAGTAGCCTTTAATCCGCGATCGGCAACGTTAGTTAGCGGCAGCTTAGACGACACCATTAAGGTGTGGGATTTACAAACTGGGGCGCAAATGGTGACCCTGCAAGGGCATCCCCGTGGGGTCAATGACCTGCGCATTAGCACCAAGGGTCAAGTGCTGGTCAGTTGCGGTGATGACGGCACCGTCAAAGTTTGGAACCTATCGGCTGGGCGCTTAATCCACACGCTGGAAGGACACGCTCGTGACGTCACCAGCGTCACCATCGGCCACAAAGGCTGGATTCTGGCGAGCGGTAGCAAAGATAAAACGATCAAACTCTGGAAGCTAGACAAGGGAACTGCCATTCGGACGTTGCTGGGGTCGCCAGCAGCGGTGCGCGCCGTGGCTATGATGCCGGATGAATCAACGCTATTTAGCGGCGGTCTGGATAATAAGGTACGACAGTGGGATCTCAAAACCGGCGAAATGATTCGCTTCTTTTCAGGCCATGTCAGCCCAATTAACGATGTGGCCGTGAGTACCGATGGTTTGTTTGTAGTCAGCGCCAGCAAAGATAAAACGTTGGTGGTTTGGAGTGTCGGCACCGGGTCGATCATCCATGTGCTCAAGGGGCACAACCAAGAGGTGAACTCGGTGGAAATCGCCCCCGATAACCGCACCATTGTCAGTGGCAGCAACGATCGCACCGTAAAAGTATGGGATGCCCGAACAGGCACGCTGTTGCACACGCTGTTAGGACATAGCCATGTGGTGAGCGCGATCGCCATTCACCGCACGGGCCGACTCATTGCCAGCGCCAGTGCCGACAAGACCATTCGGGTTTGGCGGTTGGGGGGCAACTGA